The Chitinophaga sp. H8 genome contains a region encoding:
- a CDS encoding eCIS core domain-containing protein produces MIKATDTKSAAKPAHTADNNSTFFGKESGDAFFAGSNQSAHKHNPFFVQTKLRIGKPNDHYETEADTVADKVVQRLGNKTNEQTVQTKPVAPLSVSRISQPLPANDKQEKLQQKEEQEATEESLQRKPIFDSMADPPPDENIQRKADGGEAPASAGLQQRLHSTKGGGQALPEDTRSAMESSMGADFSQVKVHTGAAATSLSNDLHAQAFTHGRDIYFNEGKFDPSSTSGKHLLAHELTHTIQQGVAHAQQTATDEAGTIRKAGKPGVSGSPAAAGGETVNIAGGNFNPSEQLKEEITASGNKGLDVGIVAGTIAGAGTIRVKMEDGQLQSVKNAYLPLNVPFLAAASPTLAVSVENGQVKGFGTIGNRNEVNTIPKWLKENEGAISWLTGINVQNLPVGITNTFEGGIFTLLLTGVKVKVGGFADATMDVGFENMKPTVHVVASIDVKGMAQSNLDINMKEGALSGEGTFAVAFASFSGNIEAKFTGGVMDVKGTVGYAANKLEGSLTLVMTDQATADNFARSQLGVDPQEAQLPSEVPAAGDKPGPRALAGMGTLTFNLTEWFAGSVNVIVDGKGRVTVIGKIAPPKEIILFEQKDYIKELFKLEARASYGVPLIGNVFVFANVSLSALAKIGPAKIYNIEVAGTYSTDPAIAKSITLSGSLNMSAYAGLRLRAEGGAGLQLLGHDLKLGVGVNADAGVKGYVDARPTIGYRDPGEFFFKGHMEIAAQPFLGLSGDLFVELDSPWWSPIPDNKWTWPIGSLEYPLPGEFGIGADMEYVLGSGKIPEISFSEAKFDGAKFMTDLVDDHVPKKGGGDKGDKAGKYVDGGAATPAPGKAQTPGASDKGGKKSAQKPVPGGKGKDKKGPDADKNDEMKRFGEAMKKVKELESHKPMTKAEITAAIDKIKAQYKISTITIAAKGTDSWMITGSLKGKGNKQSVKVKANMQPGDDKPGDKEKDKQVQAGIKALEAEDRSVAKDGKMKKEEAEKVAKKIQHAHSVFKSITVVDEGEMWEYDYIQAKGKKTNVKVKKDMGVTPKVGEHTVPEDEGVNRESHHVPENELSSVITDYYERTGTKLANAIPDSALAASLIKRADEIKAAYKNGDNLSAILIHEKTHRTSRKGVHRSAIQGDVLADIKKQVAEEEEKRVVIIKKDGTRLAAKLNNIHWQAFLKAYHDIEAANEKKAGEELATETKSKDELLIRIKGSDKNAVAKIVAKMTKELIEKVEALKGNAGDKKAKRITMEKSVKAKIEGVVANTFKGALDNATTSLSNALKNSENDGDKTKHAGKVSAVKTKANNIWGKNIVKKL; encoded by the coding sequence ATGATTAAAGCTACTGATACCAAAAGCGCTGCGAAGCCGGCACATACTGCCGATAACAATAGCACTTTCTTCGGCAAAGAAAGTGGGGACGCTTTTTTTGCCGGTAGTAATCAGTCTGCCCATAAACACAATCCTTTCTTTGTACAAACAAAACTAAGGATTGGCAAACCGAATGACCATTATGAAACAGAAGCAGATACAGTTGCTGATAAAGTAGTACAGCGGTTAGGTAATAAGACTAATGAGCAAACGGTACAAACAAAACCTGTTGCGCCTTTATCTGTCTCCAGGATTAGCCAGCCTCTACCCGCTAATGATAAGCAGGAAAAACTGCAACAAAAGGAAGAGCAGGAAGCAACAGAAGAATCCCTGCAACGAAAGCCGATTTTTGATAGTATGGCAGATCCTCCACCGGATGAAAATATTCAGCGCAAAGCAGATGGGGGGGAAGCCCCTGCCTCAGCTGGATTACAACAACGTTTACATAGTACCAAAGGTGGCGGGCAGGCATTGCCTGAAGATACGCGTAGTGCAATGGAGTCTTCTATGGGGGCTGATTTTAGCCAGGTGAAAGTACATACGGGGGCTGCGGCCACCTCCCTGAGCAACGACCTCCACGCACAGGCGTTTACACATGGCCGTGACATCTATTTCAATGAAGGGAAATTCGATCCATCCAGTACATCCGGTAAGCATCTGCTGGCACATGAATTGACACATACTATCCAACAGGGAGTTGCCCATGCTCAGCAAACTGCTACGGATGAGGCGGGTACTATCCGGAAAGCCGGTAAGCCTGGTGTATCAGGAAGCCCTGCTGCAGCTGGTGGAGAAACGGTAAATATTGCGGGTGGTAACTTTAATCCGTCGGAACAATTAAAAGAAGAGATTACGGCCAGTGGTAACAAAGGGCTGGATGTGGGTATTGTGGCAGGTACTATTGCAGGAGCGGGTACTATCCGGGTGAAAATGGAAGATGGCCAGTTGCAAAGTGTTAAAAATGCTTATCTGCCACTGAATGTACCTTTCCTTGCCGCTGCGAGCCCTACATTAGCCGTGTCTGTAGAAAACGGGCAGGTAAAAGGCTTTGGTACGATCGGCAACCGGAATGAAGTGAATACGATTCCTAAATGGCTGAAAGAGAATGAGGGCGCTATCTCCTGGCTGACCGGTATTAATGTACAAAACCTTCCAGTGGGTATTACCAATACCTTTGAAGGCGGCATTTTTACCTTGCTGCTCACCGGTGTAAAAGTGAAGGTAGGCGGCTTTGCTGATGCTACCATGGATGTAGGGTTTGAAAACATGAAACCTACCGTACATGTGGTTGCCAGTATTGACGTGAAAGGGATGGCGCAGAGCAACCTGGATATTAATATGAAGGAAGGAGCCTTATCGGGTGAAGGTACTTTTGCGGTAGCCTTTGCTTCCTTCTCAGGGAATATTGAAGCAAAATTCACGGGCGGTGTTATGGATGTGAAAGGCACCGTAGGATATGCAGCAAACAAACTGGAAGGATCACTGACATTGGTAATGACGGATCAGGCAACGGCAGATAATTTTGCACGTAGCCAACTGGGGGTAGATCCACAGGAAGCACAATTGCCGTCAGAAGTACCTGCAGCAGGGGACAAACCCGGACCAAGAGCTTTAGCAGGGATGGGTACCCTTACGTTTAACCTGACAGAATGGTTTGCCGGGTCTGTAAATGTAATTGTAGACGGCAAAGGACGGGTTACTGTAATTGGGAAAATAGCGCCACCTAAAGAGATTATCCTTTTTGAACAGAAAGACTATATCAAGGAATTATTTAAGCTGGAAGCCAGGGCTTCCTATGGCGTACCATTGATAGGCAATGTATTTGTGTTTGCGAATGTATCACTGTCTGCACTGGCTAAAATCGGACCAGCCAAGATTTATAATATAGAAGTGGCAGGCACTTACTCTACAGATCCGGCTATCGCTAAAAGTATTACTCTTTCCGGCTCATTGAATATGTCTGCCTATGCCGGGCTACGGCTGCGAGCAGAAGGTGGTGCGGGACTGCAATTACTGGGACATGACCTCAAACTGGGGGTAGGTGTAAATGCCGATGCCGGCGTGAAGGGATATGTGGATGCACGGCCCACCATCGGATACCGTGATCCTGGCGAATTCTTCTTTAAAGGACATATGGAAATAGCTGCCCAGCCATTCCTGGGTTTAAGTGGGGACTTGTTTGTAGAACTGGATAGTCCATGGTGGTCACCTATTCCGGACAATAAATGGACCTGGCCTATCGGGTCATTGGAATATCCATTACCGGGTGAATTCGGTATTGGTGCGGATATGGAATATGTGCTCGGTTCTGGCAAGATCCCGGAAATTAGTTTCTCAGAGGCCAAGTTTGATGGTGCTAAATTCATGACCGACCTGGTAGATGATCATGTTCCTAAAAAAGGCGGTGGAGACAAAGGTGATAAGGCTGGTAAATATGTGGATGGAGGTGCTGCAACACCTGCGCCGGGTAAAGCACAGACCCCGGGAGCCAGCGATAAGGGAGGCAAAAAAAGTGCTCAGAAACCGGTGCCAGGCGGTAAGGGCAAGGATAAGAAAGGACCGGATGCTGATAAGAACGATGAAATGAAACGTTTTGGGGAGGCCATGAAGAAAGTGAAAGAACTGGAATCCCACAAACCTATGACCAAAGCGGAAATAACGGCTGCAATAGATAAGATCAAAGCCCAGTATAAGATAAGCACCATTACCATTGCAGCCAAGGGAACTGATTCATGGATGATTACAGGTAGCCTTAAAGGGAAAGGAAATAAACAATCTGTAAAGGTAAAGGCCAATATGCAACCTGGGGATGATAAACCAGGAGATAAAGAAAAAGATAAACAGGTGCAGGCCGGTATTAAAGCGCTGGAAGCAGAAGATAGAAGCGTAGCTAAAGATGGTAAGATGAAGAAGGAGGAGGCGGAAAAAGTAGCTAAAAAGATACAACATGCGCACAGTGTATTCAAGTCTATCACAGTAGTAGATGAGGGAGAAATGTGGGAATATGACTATATCCAGGCAAAAGGTAAGAAAACAAATGTAAAAGTGAAAAAGGATATGGGCGTCACTCCTAAGGTAGGAGAACACACTGTGCCGGAAGATGAAGGGGTGAACAGGGAATCGCATCATGTGCCGGAAAATGAATTAAGCAGTGTCATTACTGATTATTATGAGAGAACCGGAACCAAACTGGCCAATGCTATCCCGGATAGTGCTCTGGCTGCTTCATTGATTAAAAGGGCAGATGAGATCAAAGCTGCCTACAAGAACGGAGACAACCTGTCTGCCATCCTGATACATGAAAAAACACACAGAACATCCAGGAAAGGGGTACACAGGAGTGCTATTCAGGGAGATGTATTGGCCGATATTAAAAAGCAGGTGGCGGAAGAAGAAGAAAAACGGGTAGTGATCATTAAGAAAGATGGTACACGTTTGGCTGCTAAATTAAATAACATCCACTGGCAGGCATTCCTGAAAGCGTATCATGATATAGAAGCTGCCAATGAAAAGAAAGCCGGAGAAGAACTGGCTACTGAAACAAAAAGTAAAGATGAATTGCTTATCAGAATAAAAGGTAGCGACAAAAATGCAGTAGCTAAAATTGTAGCCAAAATGACTAAAGAGCTGATAGAAAAAGTGGAAGCTTTGAAAGGGAATGCCGGTGATAAAAAAGCGAAGCGGATCACCATGGAAAAGAGCGTGAAAGCAAAAATAGAAGGGGTGGTTGCTAATACATTCAAAGGAGCATTGGATAATGCCACTACCTCTTTAAGCAATGCCCTGAAAAACAGCGAAAATGATGGCGATAAGACCAAACATGCAGGAAAGGTAAGTGCGGTTAAAACCAAGGCCAATAACATATGGGGTAAGAATATTGTTAAGAAATTATAA
- a CDS encoding contractile injection system tape measure protein, with amino-acid sequence MSQTHVIGCIKLELQLPEAAGAFYIQEKMGSICRLDLPAALAPLFDQWSGKEELLCIDQLEIDLGTHSLDTLQQALPLLIKEFLVKHYPALKQGKTLPSGMHRIPAVQDHFETWLYFIAHGKLPIYSSIGDPITWERAVLEVLATHAQAPERCRQLFIANPTCLDRLTRQFDTAFIVHWLEAYHGNNSGPALLLAQQLMQCCYYPGFSAPVMYLPATAVFTRWLYRRLIKSIVVEGKIFNPVIWLEEILLHFIPANALPYFLHVMQMVNTAIAGKESILAVALQQLISRHPYFPKQVSDKPGEVPGNEIFPVNTQGRPTNKNTPEATTGAGFANEVILHDTAGDIASIVPPQKQEVPPGVIASSENPLAPVEEPAISDMAISKEYPISQDMGSIVEAIQQDNVTVASNDIIKDNQLTENTALPDSYIGNAGLIILHPFIPTLFEALGLIHNQAFCDITARDKAVQLLGYLAGGQIALPEYDLILPKLLCGMLPVQVTDRFVELTPSEKAEADHLLAAVITHWSVLKNTSPDGLRANFLLRQGKLSWEQEGWRLRVSQEAYDMLLNSLPWGISLCRFSWMPWVIKTDWT; translated from the coding sequence ATGTCTCAAACACATGTGATAGGATGTATTAAGCTTGAATTACAGTTGCCGGAAGCAGCCGGGGCATTTTACATCCAGGAAAAAATGGGCAGTATATGCCGGCTGGACTTACCTGCGGCATTGGCCCCATTGTTTGATCAATGGAGTGGGAAGGAAGAATTACTTTGCATCGATCAGCTGGAAATCGACCTGGGTACACATAGCCTGGATACCTTACAACAAGCGTTGCCACTGCTTATAAAGGAATTTCTTGTTAAACATTATCCGGCACTAAAGCAAGGAAAGACATTGCCTTCGGGGATGCACCGTATTCCAGCAGTGCAGGATCATTTTGAGACATGGCTTTATTTCATTGCACATGGCAAATTACCGATTTATAGCAGTATCGGGGATCCCATAACCTGGGAAAGAGCCGTGCTGGAAGTGTTGGCCACACATGCGCAGGCTCCTGAAAGATGCCGGCAGCTCTTTATTGCCAACCCCACATGCCTGGACCGGCTCACCCGGCAATTCGACACTGCTTTTATTGTACATTGGCTGGAAGCCTACCACGGGAATAACTCCGGACCAGCATTGCTGCTGGCACAGCAATTAATGCAATGCTGTTATTATCCCGGTTTTTCAGCTCCCGTAATGTACTTGCCTGCAACAGCTGTTTTTACGCGGTGGTTATATCGCAGGCTGATTAAGTCTATTGTAGTTGAGGGGAAAATTTTTAATCCCGTAATATGGTTGGAAGAGATACTGCTGCATTTTATCCCTGCCAATGCATTACCCTATTTCCTGCATGTGATGCAAATGGTAAATACAGCGATAGCTGGAAAAGAAAGTATACTGGCCGTTGCATTACAGCAACTGATATCCCGTCATCCTTACTTTCCTAAGCAGGTATCGGATAAGCCGGGTGAAGTGCCTGGTAATGAAATTTTCCCTGTGAATACGCAAGGCAGGCCAACCAATAAAAATACACCGGAAGCAACAACTGGAGCTGGCTTTGCCAATGAAGTCATCCTCCATGATACCGCCGGCGATATAGCATCAATAGTGCCACCGCAAAAGCAGGAAGTCCCTCCCGGAGTAATTGCTTCATCAGAAAATCCCCTGGCACCTGTGGAGGAGCCTGCCATATCAGACATGGCTATATCGAAGGAATATCCAATAAGTCAAGATATGGGATCCATAGTAGAGGCTATACAGCAGGATAACGTAACAGTGGCGAGCAACGATATTATTAAGGATAATCAGTTGACCGAAAACACGGCGCTGCCAGACAGCTACATCGGGAACGCAGGCTTAATCATCCTGCATCCGTTTATCCCTACATTATTTGAAGCGTTGGGCCTTATCCATAACCAGGCTTTCTGTGATATTACTGCCAGAGATAAGGCTGTCCAACTACTAGGTTACCTGGCTGGTGGCCAAATAGCATTACCTGAATATGATCTGATATTGCCTAAGTTGCTTTGTGGGATGCTACCGGTACAGGTGACAGATCGTTTCGTAGAACTGACTCCATCTGAGAAAGCGGAAGCAGATCATTTGTTGGCAGCCGTAATTACGCACTGGAGCGTACTAAAGAATACTTCCCCGGATGGCCTGCGGGCTAATTTTCTTTTAAGACAGGGCAAACTTAGCTGGGAGCAAGAAGGGTGGCGGTTGCGGGTGAGCCAGGAAGCATACGATATGCTCTTAAATAGTCTTCCATGGGGAATCAGCCTTTGCCGGTTTTCCTGGATGCCCTGGGTAATAAAAACGGATTGGACATAA